One Euphorbia lathyris chromosome 1, ddEupLath1.1, whole genome shotgun sequence DNA segment encodes these proteins:
- the LOC136211140 gene encoding BTB/POZ domain-containing protein POB1-like isoform X1 encodes MRVLSADLFEPRTIMDSDYSPSSLDSSASDPDFAFAFNDSNFSDRVLKIEIVPDLPDTKSDGDPCTSIADWARNRKRRREDIKKENATEGFAQSEEQIISCNMPDTEDAVVYENQDEEPMAMIEEPPTDAVLGQTHLDDDVTGRESNDASWNMDCSTVLRVKTLHISSPILAAKSPFFYKLFSNGMRESEQRHVTLRIQASEEAALMDLLNFMYSNSLSTTTPTSLLDVLMAADKFEVASCMRYCSRMLRNLPMTCESALLYLDLPSTVLMAEAVQPLTDAAKQFLAARYKDISKFPEEVLNLPLAGIEAVLSSDDLQVASEDTVYDFVLKWARMHYPKLDERREILGTRLGRLIRFPFMTCRKLKKVLGCNDFEPELTSKVVLEALFFKGETPYRQRILAAEEASTYRRFVERAYKYRPVKVVEFELPRQQCVVYLDLKREECVHLFPAGRVYSQAFHLGGQGFFLSAHCNMDQQSSFHCFGLFLGMQEKGSVSFAVDYEFAARSKPTEEYVSKYKGNYTFTGGKAVGYRNLFGIPWTAFMADDSLYFINGILHLRAELTIKQ; translated from the exons ATGAGAGTATTAAGCGCAGACCTCTTCGAACCTCGAACGATCATGGACTCGGATTACTCTCCTAGTTCCCTTGATTCCTCTGCGTCTGACCCCGACTTCGCCTTTGCCTTCAACGATAGCAACTTTTCCGATCGGGTTCTTAAGATCGAGATCGTCCCCGATTTGCCTGATACTAAGTCCGATGGCGACCCTTGCACTAGCATCGCTGATTGGGCTCGCAATCGCAAGAGACGAAGGGAGGATATCAAGAAAGAAAATG CCACTGAGGGTTTTGCGCAAAGTGAGGAGCAGATAATAAGCTGTAATATGCCGGATACAGAAGATGCTGTAGTCTATGAAAACCAAGATGAAGAACCAATGGCAATGATTGAAGAACCTCCTACTGATGCTGTTTTAGGTCAGACTCATCTAG ATGATGATGTTACTGGAAGGGAGAGTAATGATGCATCGTGGAACATGGATTGTTCAACTGTTCTTAGAGTTAAGACTCTTCACATTAGTTCTCCAATATTGGCAGCTAAGAGCCCTTTCTTTTACAAG TTGTTTTCAAATGGGATGAGAGAGTCAGAGCAGCGACATGTAACTCTGCGAATACAAGCCTCTG AAGAAGCGGCACTGATGGACCTTCTTAATTTTATGTATAGTAATAGTCTATCAACGACCACACCTACTTCTTTGTTGGATGTGTTAATGGCTGCTGACAAATTTGAGGTAGCGTCATGTATGAGATATTGCAGCAGGATGTTGCGAAATTTACCTATGACCTGTGAGTCTGCCTTGCTCTACTTGGATTTACCTTCTACGGTTTTGATGGCCGAAGCAGTTCAGCCATTGACAGATGCAGCAAAGCAGTTTCTTGCTGCTCGATACAAGGACATAAGCAA GTTCCCAGAAGAAGTCCTAAACTTGCCGTTGGCTGGTATTGAGGCAGTTTTATCTAGTGACGATCTCCAAGTAGCGTCAGAGGATACTGTATATGATTTTGTCCTCAAGTGGGCTCGCATGCATTATCCCAAACTGGACGAACGAAGAGAAATTCTTGGCACAAGACTTGGTCGACTTATACGTTTCCCATTCATGACCTGTCGAAAACTGAAGAAGGTTTTAGGTTGCAATGACTTCGAGCCTGAACTCACATCTAAAGTTGTGCTCGAGGCTCTTTTTTTCAAAGGCGAAACACCTTACAGGCAGCGTATTCTTGCTGCAGAGGAGGCCAGTACATATCGTCGATTTGTGGAACGAGCATACAAGTACCGACCAGTCAAAGTGGTAGAGTTTGAACTTCCTCGCCAGCAGTGTGTAGTGTACCTAGACCTGAAGCGTGAGGAGTGCGTACATCTATTCCCAGCAGGCCGGGTGTATTCTCAAGCATTTCACTTGGGTGGACAGGGATTTTTCTTGTCTGCACACTGCAACATGGACCAACAAAGCTCATTTCATTGCTTCGGATTGTTTTTAGGGATGCAAGAGAAAGGATCCGTAAGTTTCGCCGTCGATTACGAATTCGCAGCAAGATCAAAACCGACCGAGGAGTACGTCAGCAAGTACAAAGGGAACTACACGTTCACAGGCGGCAAAGCTGTTGGTTATAGGAACCTATTCGGCATTCCTTGGACTGCGTTCATGGCAGATGACAGCCTTTATTTCATCAACGGTATTCTCCATCTCAGGGCCGAGCTTACAATAAAACAATGA
- the LOC136211140 gene encoding BTB/POZ domain-containing protein POB1-like isoform X2, giving the protein MRVLSADLFEPRTIMDSDYSPSSLDSSASDPDFAFAFNDSNFSDRVLKIEIVPDLPDTKSDGDPCTSIADWARNRKRRREDIKKENATEGFAQSEEQIISCNMPDTEDAVVYENQDEEPMAMIEEPPTDAVLDDDVTGRESNDASWNMDCSTVLRVKTLHISSPILAAKSPFFYKLFSNGMRESEQRHVTLRIQASEEAALMDLLNFMYSNSLSTTTPTSLLDVLMAADKFEVASCMRYCSRMLRNLPMTCESALLYLDLPSTVLMAEAVQPLTDAAKQFLAARYKDISKFPEEVLNLPLAGIEAVLSSDDLQVASEDTVYDFVLKWARMHYPKLDERREILGTRLGRLIRFPFMTCRKLKKVLGCNDFEPELTSKVVLEALFFKGETPYRQRILAAEEASTYRRFVERAYKYRPVKVVEFELPRQQCVVYLDLKREECVHLFPAGRVYSQAFHLGGQGFFLSAHCNMDQQSSFHCFGLFLGMQEKGSVSFAVDYEFAARSKPTEEYVSKYKGNYTFTGGKAVGYRNLFGIPWTAFMADDSLYFINGILHLRAELTIKQ; this is encoded by the exons ATGAGAGTATTAAGCGCAGACCTCTTCGAACCTCGAACGATCATGGACTCGGATTACTCTCCTAGTTCCCTTGATTCCTCTGCGTCTGACCCCGACTTCGCCTTTGCCTTCAACGATAGCAACTTTTCCGATCGGGTTCTTAAGATCGAGATCGTCCCCGATTTGCCTGATACTAAGTCCGATGGCGACCCTTGCACTAGCATCGCTGATTGGGCTCGCAATCGCAAGAGACGAAGGGAGGATATCAAGAAAGAAAATG CCACTGAGGGTTTTGCGCAAAGTGAGGAGCAGATAATAAGCTGTAATATGCCGGATACAGAAGATGCTGTAGTCTATGAAAACCAAGATGAAGAACCAATGGCAATGATTGAAGAACCTCCTACTGATGCTGTTTTAG ATGATGATGTTACTGGAAGGGAGAGTAATGATGCATCGTGGAACATGGATTGTTCAACTGTTCTTAGAGTTAAGACTCTTCACATTAGTTCTCCAATATTGGCAGCTAAGAGCCCTTTCTTTTACAAG TTGTTTTCAAATGGGATGAGAGAGTCAGAGCAGCGACATGTAACTCTGCGAATACAAGCCTCTG AAGAAGCGGCACTGATGGACCTTCTTAATTTTATGTATAGTAATAGTCTATCAACGACCACACCTACTTCTTTGTTGGATGTGTTAATGGCTGCTGACAAATTTGAGGTAGCGTCATGTATGAGATATTGCAGCAGGATGTTGCGAAATTTACCTATGACCTGTGAGTCTGCCTTGCTCTACTTGGATTTACCTTCTACGGTTTTGATGGCCGAAGCAGTTCAGCCATTGACAGATGCAGCAAAGCAGTTTCTTGCTGCTCGATACAAGGACATAAGCAA GTTCCCAGAAGAAGTCCTAAACTTGCCGTTGGCTGGTATTGAGGCAGTTTTATCTAGTGACGATCTCCAAGTAGCGTCAGAGGATACTGTATATGATTTTGTCCTCAAGTGGGCTCGCATGCATTATCCCAAACTGGACGAACGAAGAGAAATTCTTGGCACAAGACTTGGTCGACTTATACGTTTCCCATTCATGACCTGTCGAAAACTGAAGAAGGTTTTAGGTTGCAATGACTTCGAGCCTGAACTCACATCTAAAGTTGTGCTCGAGGCTCTTTTTTTCAAAGGCGAAACACCTTACAGGCAGCGTATTCTTGCTGCAGAGGAGGCCAGTACATATCGTCGATTTGTGGAACGAGCATACAAGTACCGACCAGTCAAAGTGGTAGAGTTTGAACTTCCTCGCCAGCAGTGTGTAGTGTACCTAGACCTGAAGCGTGAGGAGTGCGTACATCTATTCCCAGCAGGCCGGGTGTATTCTCAAGCATTTCACTTGGGTGGACAGGGATTTTTCTTGTCTGCACACTGCAACATGGACCAACAAAGCTCATTTCATTGCTTCGGATTGTTTTTAGGGATGCAAGAGAAAGGATCCGTAAGTTTCGCCGTCGATTACGAATTCGCAGCAAGATCAAAACCGACCGAGGAGTACGTCAGCAAGTACAAAGGGAACTACACGTTCACAGGCGGCAAAGCTGTTGGTTATAGGAACCTATTCGGCATTCCTTGGACTGCGTTCATGGCAGATGACAGCCTTTATTTCATCAACGGTATTCTCCATCTCAGGGCCGAGCTTACAATAAAACAATGA
- the LOC136211138 gene encoding uncharacterized protein: MAAAAAASFRWILQLHKDVPKAARFYSEGLDFTVNVCTLRWAELQSGPLKLALLQSPNDHVVQKGYSSMLSFTVADINTSVTKLMALGAELDGPIKHEIHGKVAAIRCIDGHVLGLYEPV, encoded by the exons ATGGCAGCAGCAGCAGCGGCGTCGTTTAGGTGGATATTACAGCTACATAAGGACGTGCCTAAAGCAGCTCGTTTCTACTCAGAAGGATTGGACTTCACTGTAAATGTCTGCACCCTTCGCTGGGCTGAACTTCAATCAGGTCCACTTAAGCTTGCGCTCTTGCAATCTCCCAA TGACCATGTTGTGCAGAAAGGGTATTCTTCTATGCTATCATTTACAGTAGCTGATATTAATACTTCTGTGACAAAACTTATGGCCTTAGGTGCTGAGCTAGACGGTCCAATTAAACATGAAATTCACGGAAAG GTAGCAGCAATCCGATGCATCGATGGTCATGTTTTAGGCCTGTATGAACCTGTATAA